The DNA segment GTGCGAcgatataaattaaaagtcCGAACtccaaattaatattaaaagtttattatCGTCACAATAACACACACAGGAAAGATAGAAAGATAGAAGGTGTGAAAGAAGAAAGCACGAATAGTTTTTACATAAGTTAACGAACAGTTTTTACACAAGATACACGAAACACGAACAGTCAATAGTCCTTATCACAAAGGCATACGGTTGATATTCGCGTAACAGGCGAGAGCGCAAACAAATAATGTAATAGCCGCGGAGGTGTAGTTCACGACTGGCGACTGATGCGCGCTTGCTCGCGCGCACAGAATTCGCGGGTAAGCGCATAATAAAAACGGCAAAGTGTGTATCACATTTTTAACCACTGACAACAAAAAtaaggtgttataattttgtcgTGTATttgtgtgtaggtaattatgatataaatagataatgttttgtataatataataatataggtgtaggtatataaatagatatttttagattgtaattttatttctaattttgtatagtgtaagtgtaaatatttgtaataggtaaataattaaatataatgataaatatattAGTGTGTGGTGAGTACGCCACACTACTATACCGGCTACCTGTCCTTAGCCATCAGCACTAATGTTTGCTCAGATGAGTACTTCTATTAAAATAGGACACTTGCTACTTATTTCCCTTAAGCCCTCTTTGACCCGACCACATTACCCACAGGTATTCGCGGAACTGGAAGCCATAACGGACAAGCTGGCCGGCGACTGCCAGCGCGGCTCGTACAAGAAGATCTCCAACAACATCAGCCCCGTCTCCTCGCCCAAGACCAACACGCTCGGATCTGTCAACGGGAACTCGGTCGCCTCGCCTAATAATACTATTCAGAGTGAGTAAAGTTATTCTGATTGAGTAACAGTGGTTTTACGGTGACACGTACGCCGGCGGCGCGGTTAAGGGTTCATACTCTCGCTTACTAGGTACTCGCTTTGCGTACTTTGTTTAATTTACTGGCTTACTCGTTGGTATACTCGTCACTGTAAAACCACACTAAGGGCTTGAACACAACACGGCCAATCGATCGCTATATACGATGcgactttgactttgaagtCGCCTCAAAAATCGTTTCCCTCCAACTTCAAGTGTTTCATAGGAGGGAACAGGATGTCCCGTGTGTTGCAAACCGTGCCGCAGTTTTGTGTCCGTGTCCTAAATTGATGCATTAATGTAGGACAAATGTCTGGTCTGAGTGTCTTGCATTACTTTAGAAGTGGCCGAGACCATGATGAAAACTTCATCTCAGTAAACCTAAAATGCCTTCTTTTACAACCATTTTGACACTACCACAGTTTAGATGTTAGCTAAGTTCTAGTTTTGCTAGTAGGCGTTGTTGAAAAACTGGCACGATCATCTGATGGTTTGTCTGTCCTTCGATGTACAGTATATCCCCAATACGATCCTAAATTCAAATACATAGCTAGAAACACTTCAGAAAATCGTCAAACAAAACTGACAACACTAACACACCTTTGGCTTCGCGTTTCCTAAACGTTGTACTTGTGACACATTAACCGAATGAGCATGTGTTTGTGactgtgtgcgtgtgtgtgtagcCCGGCCgtcgccgcccgcgccgcgcctcAACGGGTCATCGACCCCGCCCTCCTCACCGGAAAAGGAAATAGAGAAGGAGCCACTACCTGACCACGAAGAAGAAAAGCCGCCAACGCCCATAGAGAAAGAAAACAACAACATCGAAGAGAAAGAAGTCCCCGACAAAAAGGTCGAGGAACTCTATGACATTCCTGTCggtaagtgttttttttttttctctagtCTATGACGCGGGATTGTCTATGATTGTAGAGGAAGCCAAGCGAGATGCTAAGGTAGTGGTACTTGGTGGTATTAATGTGCTTTTGATGGAGTCAAAGCATGCTATGCTATCAATATTGTGAGCTAGAATAACGGCATTAGGTACATTCCAttgaaataatattacattatgaACTCCACTCTTGAAACCCTTCACTTTTTAAATCGTAGGTAATTTCAGTCTTTTCAGTCTAACTTGTATTACAAACCCACCCCATACGCTGTCTAAATACTCCATTAAACATGTATCCCCATATTGTTGAAAGTAAAATTCAGTTGCAATCCAACATATTACAAAGAATACCAACCAATTACAATCCATACTCAATACACAACCAAAAACCAAATGCTACCCCTGTGTACATATTGTACATACCTATGCACTTTAGTTTTGGTGTGACCATAGACTAAGTAGTTGCACGCTAGAACCAATCAAAACCGTTACTACAGGGTCCCCTATTCCGCCCGAGAAGCATTCGAAACAAGAGAGGGAAAACAATAATGGAGAGGCCAAGGAAAAGAAAGAAACGCAAGATAAAACAGAGAATGAAGGAAAGGATGAAGTGTACGATATCCCGAATGGTGAGTATTTGAATGTAATTATTTCGTATCAAGTCGTTTCATTGTTTGTTAAATATCTAGATCCAcatgtaatataaatattgataCTTATGTTATATCATAAAGGTGTTCTGGTATTAACTTggtggaaaaatatttatttattggttgAAACATCAGCATGGGACACAGAcccaagtaaatgaagttacattattattcaacaaaaaaacaaagaaatcaTGAACTATTTTgattacctataataatatatcatttTGGATATTGTGTCCATGTTCATACATCAATAAGTTTATTGAAAGttaagaatatttattttattagataacttataaaatattatcatattatatattttaactatctacttaattactatttatatatttcaggTACCAATCAATGCTTATGAAATGTGCTCTAACCTTCTTGTGTTATTCTATGTATCTATTTGTTGCATTGTATCTGGATGGCTTTTTAAtgttctttttttaataatatgagtgtacgctttgtttatgtacctaggaTAGACTAATGATATTAGATACAATAGGtattattcttaaataaataacattagtATGTGTAAAATTTGaactaaaatacctactatagtattaataaataagataagtCCGATTACGGAACAAATCACCCTTGTACTGTTACTTTCACCAAAATTAGCCAACGGAACTATTACATAGCGAAGTGGCTACCTACAAGTGAAAATAACTATCTCAGTTCTCAGTATAATTgccattattattttgtcagTCGCGATACATTAACTTCAATTTCTAATGTTATTCTCACCTCACTGAATCACAACCTATTCAGACTCTCCCAAAACAATCCAAACTACTCACATCAGAAACCAACctcataatattcaaaaaGCCATACACCCAAAAATATCTCCCTGGTTCTTTCTCTAAAGCGGGGTTTACACGATAAGAGTAAGTAAATACGGCCCACGTGACCGTTTGAATGCTAATGCTACTATTAAAGCGGTGGCGGCGTTTACACGACAAGAGTACGCATGGACCAAGGGACGTTTTATAGCAAATACGTCTCGAACAGACGGTCAGTCAGTTCAATCGGACTTTAAAGCCACTTAAAACACCACACCACGCCTCATTAAATTTTCCTAGCCACAAAACACTACACCCCCAAATTTTCCTCCCCCTAAACCCCTCATCTCCTTCCAGGGGCCACGCTGCAAGGCCTGCCGCCGGGCGTTCTGTACCGCGTGCGCGCGACCTACCGCTACACGCGCGAGGACAGCGACGAGCTGTCGTTCGACGTCGGCGACACCATCCGAGTCGTGGAGTACGACGACCCCGAGGAACAGGTGCGTGTTGCTGTCTCTCTCTGGCGTTCAGTTTTGTCATTGCCAGGCAATAGCGAGAAAAGAGATAGAGATGGATCTAAGCGCCTGGTCGGCATCAGATTCCTCGGAGAAGGAGCGGGAAAGAGAAAGGCAAAAATCGTCCAACTGCTGGACATCCTATAAGCGACCCACTCCCAAATAACTTTGCAGATTTAAAATCTTATGCTGGGTTAAAAATAACCTATATAATACCCATCCCATGTTTGTGCCGTGGGCAACTATTCAACTCTACTTATCTCTGTCCTCTTCAGGTTTTCGATCAAGGAAACCCTGTGTCATTGCATAACTGAACATGGTGGAACTCACCTATTTCATCGTCAATTAAATTCTATTTCCATTACGTTTCCAGGAGGAGGGCTGGCTAATGGGCATCAAAGAGGGCACCAATGAGAAGGGCATGTTCCCTGCGAACTTCACACGGCCAATATGAAGCGGCTAAATAACATCGTAGCTATAGCGAACAGTGCACCGCGTCTAAGATCAATCGAATGTAATCTATAGTACCATCCCTGAGACCCTCGAGTTTCTTACAATGTCTCCGGAGCGAAACTCGACGGTCGAACAAAATGTCTTGTGCAATCCGAGCAATAGAGTTGTTGAGACATTTCCACATGACATGTCTCCTGAACAATTCGATTGTCCTCTAACATCATATCGGAATGAACACTACATTTTCTAATTCTAGTTTTAGTTGTTGAATGTtaatagatattatttatgttattacaacgaatattattattatccaatGACCTTTTAAATATCAAttgctttttaaattttgtatatacagtGGTTCATATGAGGCAAATATAGTCATTATCAATACGGTGTAGGGTgcaaattaataatgtttgGTGACACAGTaatcaataatattatgtcataATCAATACGACAATAACAGTTAAGTGTAAAGCGTATATTTAGTGTAAATTTGCTCAGTGTTATTGGAAAGTGACCTTAATATATTGAAAGTACCTACAAGCTTCTACAATATTCTACATATTTCCTTTACTCTGATATTTACTATCTTCACCAGCAGTATTAAAATGTTTGCTTGAATTtgaagttaataataatatctacgTTGTTTACATTCACTTCATCTGAAATTCCATCAATTTATTgcatttcattttatatttattgtatgtactGATACCGCCACGATAGATACAGGTCTTCGGGCTCCAACAATGGTCGAAATCATCAAATCGCGATTTGTATGTCTGACTCAAGTCATTATTATTGgttcttatttataatttggcATACAAGCTACTTCGTATCTTTGGTTtatattaagtgttaaatgtattttgttaACCCTCATTCGATTTATTTGTTAGTGCAGTTCTAGGCAGTAGAACagtaatttattcaaatatgtctcttattattttatcatggAATATTGTTATTCGGATAAGTAGTTGTACCTAACATAAAGCTAttgttatacatatttattagttaaacCGAGTACATACTAACTTTGATCATATTTTTAAGAATGCTTTTCATTAACTGTAAAATCCAGAACTAAAACTCAATTTTCCCTTGAAATTATAATCGCCTGTGTGTCAAAAACGGTGCTTTGATAATgtgtacatatttaataaaaaaactttacattTTTACCGATTTTTAGAGTAAGGTGTGATTGAATCATGTGTTCTATTTTAATGTTCTTATGCAtcttatcaatttatcaaaatatacataaatatttcattacgattatgtaaaatatgattaataaaaatgagGCAATGCCGAAAGTACTGGGTTTGTCAGTATCAGTAATTAGAATGAAGGATAACATCAACAATGTCTTACGTTGAACGTTGAGATtgatttaatatattaaataaatgaagaaaATAGCAATTGACTGATGTATAATGAAGAATATTGatatgataaataattaattgcgACGTACTTGAGTAGAAGACTCGAATTTGTTGAGTTGTCGTGGCTTAGCTCATGTTATAGAAATAAGAATGCATGttttgtataggtactataaGAATTTTATCCACCAACATGTATCAAGCAGCACAATAACATTATACGAGCTGTTTCGTAAGTTTGAATTGAAATAAGAGCATACACACAGCATACATGCTTGTTTCTACAATATGAGAGGCTTACAGCTGTGCCATGGAAGGTCCATAGTAGGTTTTAATATAAGTTTGTTAGGACTTGTACAGTTTTTACAACTGCGAATAAAAATGTTTCTCACAAATtatgtgttatttatttacaatcaaaGGGAAATCGTAGTTTTAAGCTGCCTCagatatacctacgtataatGAAATGATACAGCCTGCGAATTTTGACAAGTgagtacagtgaaactataaagtcatgaaattaaatgagggcattgctatctttcatgtagcaacccaacttaccatccacaaaaaagctcttatacaagctagaaggtgttaatatgaaggctaatagtgaaaccaataaatatttatttagataacgttattacaactgtataaaaaaaaactggatctgttgacgaagggcacacatagtaaagacatcaatttctctttttggacggccacttctgtttcttccaggagttagaaatattccatattttgccctctttggcacgctggtccgatataactataaaaaaaaataaaaaaatctttttgacttacacaatgccccccaaattcacacaatgtgaatttagtaagtaaacaaaaatatatcttcaagtatcaaaatgttaaggtttgactcaactgaaaccagatgaaacctacaatcagtggtatgtaaacaatgttcgacttgggctctaaacctaggtttatcgataaatgaagcgttggtactaatataaaatgagttattataatttgtacaatgctacataccc comes from the Plutella xylostella chromosome 9, ilPluXylo3.1, whole genome shotgun sequence genome and includes:
- the LOC105386604 gene encoding myc box-dependent-interacting protein 1 isoform X1 — protein: MAESKGALIAKSMQKHAGRAKEKLLQNLGKVDRTLDDIFEEHLQNFNRQHQQATRLQKEFNNYIRCVRAVQTASKTLMEAITEVYESGWSGHDLLYVQAQNMEMLWQDFSHKLGDQVLIPLNTYTNQFPETRKKIEKRGRKLVDYDSQRHSFQNLQANAAKRRDDVKVTKGREQLEEAKRTYEVLNSELHDELPALFDSRVLFYVNNLQTLFSAEQLFHSESSKVFAELEAITDKLAGDCQRGSYKKISNNISPVSSPKTNTLGSVNGNSVASPNNTIQTRPSPPAPRLNGSSTPPSSPEKEIEKEPLPDHEEEKPPTPIEKENNNIEEKEVPDKKVEELYDIPVGSPIPPEKHSKQERENNNGEAKEKKETQDKTENEGKDEVYDIPNGATLQGLPPGVLYRVRATYRYTREDSDELSFDVGDTIRVVEYDDPEEQEEGWLMGIKEGTNEKGMFPANFTRPI